The genomic region ttaataaattagaaagtCGTCGACGGAGATTGCAAGTTTTCGGGGGAGCGGGCTAATTAAAGAATGGCGGAGTCATCAGCGGAAGATGCAATTTTTGCAGAGCTCGCGCGGATCAGATTAATCGATGGCAGGACTACTTGTGTAGCGATCGGCGCAAAGAGGGAACGACGACGTCACACGATTTCGCCAGGAATTGGCATGGCGTTCGAATAGTTCCTCTTGATCGAAGGTCAGTGTCGTAATTGGCCGGTGCCGCGAGCCGCATTATTTACGGAAACACTCGGACATTCTAAAACCGACTGCCGTGCTCGCCTTCAATTACGAAATTCCCAATTGCATCGTCCGAGGAAATAGAAAACCCTCGCCCCGCTTCCACGAACCCTTGCCTTTGCATGTTCGAAGTCCCCCTTGTCCTTCGCGCAAAAACGtcttcattaaatttaattatacggAGAACATAATTAGTTACCACTTAGTGATACTGCTAAGATTTTTGAAACGATTGATAAGATTTTTATGTGTTAAAGGATACGATGCTTTCTTCATATTgtaaatatgatttttctacgtaattctttaaatataatttctcgtGTTATATCCAAATAATTaggttattatttaaagataatttcACAGCTTCTTTCTCAATATTTAGgtcattattgaaatataatttcatagcTTCTCTCTCGATAATTAGATCATTATTTGAATAGAATTTCATGGCTTCTTTCTCGATAATTAggtcattttttaaatagaatttcatagCTTCTTTCTCGGTAATTAggtcattatttaaatataacttcATAGCTTTTTTCTCGATAATTAggtcattatttaaatataatttcatagcTTTTTTCACGATAATtaggtaattattaaaatatgaccTCTTAACCTCTTTCtcgataattacataaattgtgaaatataatttcttatcatATTCCTAGTTAATTATGTACTTCTTCAATTATAAATCCTTGCCttatttctgaataattaaatataatggtaaatataatttggaaaaattggcAGCTGTCCAATAGATTCGAGCGGTAATTTTCCTATTACATTACAAGATTTTCGTATGAGACCAACCAACATTTATCTACGtagaataacataaataatataaaatataataaataaaagagaatgcCAGGGTTTGGGACAAGCAATTCTAAGAAAGAGCAAGGCCTGTTTAACCACGtgaagaattaattcgcgTTCAATTAAGCGTTTACTCCCGGCTCATTTACCACGGAACCGTTATCGTGCCGTTTTACCCGCGATGCTCGTAACGGGCTCGTGCCATTTTCTGTCGTACGACCGTTAATTTCGGTCTCAGGAGTACTTAATTGCCGACCGCAAGGCTGCGGACCATTCCCACGAAGCACCGCCGTGCCACCCGTCCACCCACCTAAATTAAAAGGTTCGCATCATCGTGAGACCAGGATGTTCTTTGTTAGCCATTAATGCGCTGACAAGCTTCACACTTTTGCGCGTTTTAAATCGTACAGGGTCACGTCCCGTCACAAAGGCTGATTGCGAGCACGCCACTGGAAATTAAACGTTTTCGAATCACTGCAAGTGCTGCAATCGCAAGAGTAATTGTTTGAACCTCCTTCGAAATTAAATGCACGAATAACGATTTCTCTCGTTGTTTAGACTGTTCGAAACATCTGTCTTTCGTTTGACATTGATTTCTGtattaatcgaatattattatttctgttttattattgttagtaCCACTGTAGTCATTGTTGCtgttataactattttattattatctttatcaTTACTACTGTTATTATACTTATCGTGTAGGTATTTGAACAAATGTTTTTTTAGTACTGTGTAGGTACCAGAGACGCCActcattttatattgttaattgagaaatattagaatagaCAATCTGAAAAAAAGAACCAGTCTAGCTGATAGATGACACTAATTATCACGTGCTTCTTGCAACCACACACCCCGTTAATAAACGTCGCTTACGCAATTAAGAAAACTCGTCTGACCGATCATGCTGCAACGATTTAAAACACTTGCAAACGCAGCATACTGCGCTTCCTTCATGGAATAATTACCGGCAGCAGTTCGCTGTGAATCGAACCAACGTAATTACAATCTCCGCGGGAATTGTTGTTCACGGTTGACGGACAACCGGCTGAATATTCAGtggtttaattgatttaatgaaTATGTCAACCGGTTTCAATCTATCCACGTGGCGCGGCGGCACCGCGATCGTCCTCGAGGACAAGACGCCGGCCAGCCGATCCGCGAACGGATAAATAAACCGCAACGATGTGCAGCGGCAATTAATTGTCACTTGACGATGCCGCGGTGTCACTGCCAAGAGACCAGATGCCCCGGTTCATTGTCACAGTTCAAGGCGACCCGTTCGTTGCATCATGtgtttaagagaaaatcgacCGGTGTGTCGGCCGGTCTATTTTCGGCGAATCGATACCTGAGATGCCGTTTTCCATTCTACCTACTATACTCGTTCATTCCAGCCGATCGATCCTATTTAACACTCTGATTGCAGCCTCAAACGATCCGCGAAaccaaagcaatttatttgacaAAGTAGAAATCAAGAAGGTGGGGGTACTCTCTTAATCTCCTTTTGTTTTgctttttattactattattactagattattttatacattactattatattatatcatattattttatatgttattattttatcatgttaatattaatatgttattctTAACCTCTGAGTATGAATGTGAACCCACGGGAACGCGGTTGTTccgaattatttctaatattaatattagtatagcagtcttaacaataatattaatatggctatattatttttaatatcaatataaatatattattcttagtattaatgttaatatattatgctTTGTATTGATATGTTGTTTATGACATTAATACCAATATATCATTCTTAATACTGATGTCAACacattattcttaatattaacgttaatatattactatcaGTATTTGTTAGAAATAGGTTAATTTCTAGTTTAATCAGCTCGATCTAGTTATCTTGGGCGCCACTGTCCCATGCCGCTGTATAACTAGAATGCGCGTGCGTAGATGACTTGTAGCGAGTTCTTTGTTCCCTAAATGCTATTCTTCCTTATTCTTGAGCCAGTAGTCGCACGCGCAACACGTGGTTTGATCTTGTGCgtaatattagtaattatattagcATTCTTTGTAAgttctttataaattcgtaGTTTCTattgtgtatatattttatataaataaacatacatataacataacctcCGCAAAGGGCCGGTGACATAAGATAAccttattttaaaacaaatctattattttatcgaaaggAAATCCGAGTGGTGATAATTCCACGTAAAGCAGTTGAttacaaacaattaataacACCGATAAGTATGTCGATACAACGTGGGGCATTGATTGTTTTCGAAGGATGCGACCGGGCTGGAAAATCTACACAGGTTAAGATGTTAGTCGATGCTTTGAGAAAAAAGAACATTCCTGTAGAACGTGAAGCGTTTCCTAATAGAACAACTGCTATTGGGTTAATGATAAACGACTTTTTAGCGAAAGAACGGGAATACCCGCCAGAAACGATGCatctattattttctgcaaATAGATGGGAGCTGAAAGATGAGATTTTGAAAACTTTGAATAGTGGAGTTACCCTCATTGTTGATAGGTATGCTGCATCGGGCGCAGCTTATACAGCAGCTACAACAGGCAGAAATTTAGCCTGGTGTAAAGAACCTGACAGAGGTTTACCAAATCCagatatagtaatatatcTAGATGTTTCAAAGGGGTCACAACGTAAGCGTAGCAATTGGGGAAAAGAGAGATTCGAAAATACCAGTCTTCAACAATCTGTGgcattgaattataataaattaattgacagCAAATGGAGTATAATTAATGCCGACCGAGACGTATCAGCGATACATTCCGAAATATTAGATGAAGTTCTAGAAACTATAGAAAAGTCAAAGCATTTGTCAATAGGTGAATTGTATAACATATAATCAGATCTatgctgttttattattaagtgaatttttaattgttgttgGTCGTTTTAtgtcaagcaactttttctaTAGATTTAAGAGAATCAACCAATTTTTCTACACATATATGCTGTAAAAGATGTTTATTGTATACTTTTCTATTTGTAACGCGGCATGATAATTGTTAAACGaataaaaggagaaagaatttgtaaataaaatgaaatttaccaTTTCTATTGTgtgttatatacatatacattctgtcccataagtattcgtaccttcattgcttataagagaaatttgttgaaatcaagggacgatTAATTACTTCTCAATTTCGCGTATTCCAC from Augochlora pura isolate Apur16 chromosome 5, APUR_v2.2.1, whole genome shotgun sequence harbors:
- the LOC144470023 gene encoding thymidylate kinase-like; translation: MSIQRGALIVFEGCDRAGKSTQVKMLVDALRKKNIPVEREAFPNRTTAIGLMINDFLAKEREYPPETMHLLFSANRWELKDEILKTLNSGVTLIVDRYAASGAAYTAATTGRNLAWCKEPDRGLPNPDIVIYLDVSKGSQRKRSNWGKERFENTSLQQSVALNYNKLIDSKWSIINADRDVSAIHSEILDEVLETIEKSKHLSIGELYNI